From the Hyphomicrobium sp. ghe19 genome, one window contains:
- a CDS encoding CvpA family protein: protein MIGPFTYLDLALIAVAFISGLLAMYRGFARELLSIVSWIAAAGVGYWIFATKKEMTADIAAQTSLPPQIATVAVAVVVALIVLIIVHLITARISDAILDSQVGMIDRVLGFVFGVLRGFLLFVIPYMAYEAFISPDKEKQHPLVRDAYFRDYVKSTGEAIRNVLLQVIPQPSTTPPPPSPNEQPGQQGFNEQKGRSVALVIGGKRYYMTVA, encoded by the coding sequence ATGATCGGTCCGTTCACCTACTTGGACTTGGCGTTGATCGCCGTTGCGTTCATTTCCGGTCTTTTAGCGATGTACCGGGGGTTCGCCCGCGAACTTCTTTCAATCGTGTCGTGGATCGCCGCAGCCGGCGTCGGCTACTGGATCTTCGCGACCAAGAAGGAAATGACCGCGGATATCGCGGCACAAACGAGCCTTCCGCCTCAAATTGCGACAGTGGCCGTGGCGGTCGTGGTTGCATTGATCGTATTGATCATCGTGCACCTGATCACGGCGCGCATATCAGACGCGATTCTCGACTCGCAGGTCGGCATGATCGACCGCGTTCTCGGCTTCGTCTTCGGCGTGCTCCGCGGGTTCCTGCTCTTCGTTATCCCTTATATGGCGTATGAGGCATTTATCTCGCCGGACAAGGAAAAGCAGCATCCCCTGGTTCGCGACGCCTATTTTCGCGACTACGTGAAATCGACGGGCGAAGCGATCCGGAACGTGCTCCTCCAGGTTATTCCACAGCCTTCGACGACGCCGCCACCGCCTTCGCCGAACGAACAGCCTGGACAACAAGGCTTTAATGAACAAAAGGGTCGTTCAGTCGCGCTGGTCATTGGCGGCAAGCGGTACTATATGACCGTCGCGTGA
- the alr gene encoding alanine racemase yields the protein MTVNMRMPESLASATGTITVDLAQIVTNWRALANKVAPAQCAAVVKADAYGLGAERVIAALARAGCGAFFIATPDEAELARKIAPQACIYALDGLVGNSAAAFDRLSVTPVLSTLDDVVAWSALSRARGAKLPAAIHIDTGLNRLGLPLRDVRRLAAEPTMMSGVELKLVMSHLASADNPRDPKNRDQLLAFETLSALFPGVPRSLAASDGLMLGPDFHFDLVRPGYALYGGQASQTSPAPVKPAVTVAARILAVADVVPGETVGYSATWRARRASRIATIAAGYADGIPRSASAPDGRPGGHVLISGHLAPIVGRVSMDLITVDVTDLPEGAAMPGEFAKLIAEGLTIEDAGFAAGTIGYEILTRLGHRFSRLYLDDNP from the coding sequence ATGACGGTCAATATGCGCATGCCGGAAAGCCTAGCCAGCGCCACCGGTACGATCACGGTTGATCTCGCGCAGATCGTGACGAACTGGCGGGCGCTCGCAAACAAGGTCGCGCCGGCCCAGTGCGCAGCCGTCGTGAAAGCCGATGCCTATGGCCTCGGGGCGGAGCGCGTCATCGCCGCGCTGGCGCGGGCGGGCTGCGGCGCCTTTTTCATTGCGACGCCCGACGAAGCCGAACTCGCGCGCAAGATAGCGCCGCAAGCCTGCATCTACGCTTTGGATGGCCTCGTCGGAAATTCCGCTGCCGCTTTCGACCGGCTCTCAGTAACGCCAGTCCTGTCGACCCTCGATGACGTCGTCGCCTGGTCCGCATTGAGCCGGGCCCGCGGCGCGAAATTGCCTGCGGCCATCCACATCGATACTGGCCTCAACCGGCTAGGGCTCCCTCTGCGCGACGTTCGTCGCCTTGCAGCCGAACCAACCATGATGTCCGGCGTCGAACTCAAGCTCGTGATGAGCCATCTCGCCTCCGCCGACAATCCGCGCGATCCGAAAAATCGCGACCAGCTTCTGGCTTTCGAAACGCTCTCGGCACTGTTCCCCGGCGTTCCGCGAAGTCTCGCCGCATCCGACGGACTGATGCTCGGGCCCGACTTTCATTTCGATCTCGTGAGGCCCGGTTACGCGCTCTACGGCGGGCAGGCATCGCAAACCTCGCCTGCTCCCGTGAAGCCGGCGGTGACGGTCGCAGCCCGCATTCTCGCCGTCGCCGATGTCGTTCCCGGCGAGACCGTCGGTTACTCGGCGACATGGCGCGCGAGACGCGCGAGCCGGATTGCGACGATCGCTGCGGGTTACGCCGACGGGATACCGCGCAGCGCCAGCGCTCCCGACGGCCGGCCCGGCGGCCACGTTCTCATCAGTGGCCATCTCGCACCCATTGTCGGGCGCGTTTCGATGGACCTCATCACCGTCGATGTCACCGATCTACCTGAAGGCGCCGCAATGCCCGGCGAATTCGCCAAGCTCATCGCCGAGGGGCTGACGATCGAAGACGCGGGCTTCGCTGCAGGCACGATCGGCTATGAGATCCTGACGCGGCTCGGGCATCGCTTCTCGCGTCTCTACCTCGACGACAACCCGTAG
- the rplI gene encoding 50S ribosomal protein L9: protein MQVILLQRIGRLGQMGDIVNVKNGYARNYLLPQKKALRATEDNKKVFDGRRAQLEADNLAHKSEAEAVSAKLQGQTFVLIRAAGDTGQLYGSVSTRDIAAVITEGGFTVDRNQVVLDKPIKALGVTPARVQLHPEVVASINLNIARSQDEADKQARGENVAVVKEEALELETFNPDSAFEGGAGPDDESV, encoded by the coding sequence ATGCAAGTCATTCTCCTCCAGCGTATCGGCCGCCTCGGCCAGATGGGCGACATCGTCAACGTCAAGAACGGCTACGCTCGCAACTACCTTCTGCCCCAGAAGAAGGCGCTCCGCGCTACTGAGGACAACAAGAAAGTGTTCGACGGCCGCCGCGCACAGCTCGAAGCCGATAACCTCGCACACAAATCGGAAGCCGAAGCCGTTTCGGCCAAGCTGCAGGGCCAGACGTTCGTGCTCATCCGCGCGGCCGGCGATACGGGCCAACTCTACGGTTCGGTCTCGACACGCGACATCGCGGCCGTGATCACCGAAGGCGGCTTCACCGTCGATCGCAACCAGGTCGTCCTCGACAAGCCGATCAAGGCGCTCGGCGTAACGCCCGCCAGAGTTCAGCTGCATCCGGAAGTCGTCGCCTCGATCAATCTGAACATCGCTCGTTCGCAGGACGAAGCCGACAAGCAGGCCCGCGGCGAAAACGTTGCGGTCGTGAAGGAAGAAGCGCTCGAGCTCGAAACCTTCAATCCCGACTCGGCATTCGAAGGTGGCGCTGGCCCGGACGACGAATCAGTCTGA
- the radA gene encoding DNA repair protein RadA, with the protein MAKASRSSLYVCQSCGATSTRWAGKCTACGEWNALVEETDAGPPPGAGVTRQSKGRVVKLETLKGDAEEAPRFSTGIAELDRVTGGGVVPGSAILIGGEPGIGKSTLLLQVAAHVARRGGRAVYFSGEEAVAQVRLRAGRLGLADAQVGLASETNLSNILATLGEDRPPDLIIIDSIQTLWADTLDAAPGTVSQVRAAALSLIRYAKMAGAALLLVGHVTKDGQIAGPKVIEHMVDTVLYFEGDRGLTYRILRAVKNRFGPSDEIGVFEMVSGGLQEVVNPSELFLGDRDSRSPGASIFAGVEGTRPLLVEIQALVAPSGLGTPRRAVVGWDSNRLAMLLAVLDARCGVSFSSHDVYLNVAGGLKITEPAGDLAAAAALLSSLSGVVLPRDAVYFGEVSLSGAVRAATMMTSRLKEASKLGFGRAFLPESGEIDVQGMKLSLSRISHLKSLAEAMTPCD; encoded by the coding sequence ATGGCCAAAGCCTCTCGATCGTCCCTCTACGTCTGCCAGTCGTGCGGCGCGACCTCAACGCGCTGGGCGGGCAAATGCACCGCTTGCGGCGAGTGGAACGCGCTCGTCGAAGAGACGGACGCCGGGCCGCCGCCCGGCGCCGGCGTCACGCGACAAAGCAAGGGACGCGTCGTAAAGCTCGAGACGCTCAAAGGCGATGCTGAGGAAGCGCCGCGCTTCTCGACCGGGATCGCGGAACTCGATCGCGTGACCGGCGGTGGCGTGGTGCCGGGTTCCGCGATCCTGATCGGTGGCGAACCGGGAATCGGAAAGTCGACGCTTTTGCTTCAGGTCGCAGCCCACGTGGCGCGGCGTGGCGGACGCGCAGTCTATTTCTCCGGCGAAGAAGCTGTCGCGCAGGTCCGACTGCGCGCTGGGCGATTGGGTCTTGCCGACGCTCAAGTCGGGCTCGCATCCGAAACCAATCTCTCGAATATCCTGGCGACGCTCGGAGAGGACCGGCCGCCCGATCTCATCATCATCGATTCGATTCAGACGCTCTGGGCGGACACACTCGACGCGGCGCCGGGCACGGTGAGCCAAGTGCGCGCTGCGGCTCTCTCCCTCATCCGCTATGCGAAGATGGCGGGCGCCGCCCTCCTCCTCGTCGGCCATGTCACCAAGGATGGCCAGATCGCCGGTCCAAAGGTCATCGAGCACATGGTCGACACCGTGTTGTACTTCGAAGGTGATCGTGGCCTCACCTATCGTATCCTTCGCGCCGTCAAAAACCGCTTCGGGCCGAGTGACGAAATCGGCGTCTTCGAGATGGTCAGCGGCGGTCTGCAGGAAGTCGTCAACCCGTCCGAGCTGTTCCTGGGCGACCGCGACAGCCGCAGCCCCGGAGCCTCGATCTTTGCAGGCGTCGAAGGTACCCGCCCCCTGCTCGTCGAAATTCAGGCGCTTGTCGCACCCTCGGGGCTTGGAACCCCGCGCCGGGCCGTTGTCGGCTGGGACAGCAACCGCCTTGCCATGCTGCTGGCGGTGCTCGACGCCCGCTGCGGCGTCTCATTCAGCAGCCACGACGTCTATCTGAACGTCGCCGGAGGCCTCAAAATCACTGAGCCCGCGGGGGATTTGGCAGCGGCTGCGGCGCTTCTGTCGTCGCTTTCGGGCGTCGTCCTTCCCCGCGACGCCGTGTATTTCGGCGAAGTTTCCTTATCCGGCGCCGTCCGCGCCGCCACCATGATGACCTCGCGGCTGAAAGAAGCCTCAAAACTCGGATTTGGACGCGCATTTCTGCCCGAGAGTGGCGAGATCGATGTTCAGGGGATGAAGTTGTCGCTTTCTCGCATCTCGCATCTCAAGTCGCTTGCAGAGGCAATGACGCCATGCGACTGA
- the purF gene encoding amidophosphoribosyltransferase: MAQQGGVTTIDGLTFTRYGDDRLREECGVFGIFDHPDAAAITALGLHALQHRGQEAAGICSYDGRNFHSERRMGLVGDNFSKPDVLARLKGRMAIGHDRYSTTGEALIRNVQPLFADIDTGGFAVAHNGNLTNALTLRRELISSGAICQSTSDTEVILHLLSRSKKRRIVERLVDAIRQIEGSYALVCLTNDMMIGVRDPIGIRPLVIGRLGTSYVLASETCALDMVGAEFLREVDNGEVVVITDEGLESHRPFPIRPARPCIFEYIYFARPDSIVGGQTVYDIRKRMGVELAREAPVGADVIVPIPDSGVPAAIGFSQQSGIPFELGIIRNHYVGRTFIEPEQRIRQLGVKLKHSANSGVIRNNRVVLIDDSVVRGTTSKKIVQLIRDAGAAEVHMRISSPPITHPDFYGIDTPSKKDLLAANMTLEEMREYMGADSLAFLSVDGIYRAIGLDRRDDRAPQFTDHCFTGDYPTNLTDYGGEAVPRQLSLLAEVG, translated from the coding sequence ATGGCACAACAAGGCGGCGTGACCACAATCGACGGTCTGACCTTTACCCGCTATGGCGATGATCGCCTCCGGGAAGAATGCGGCGTATTCGGAATATTCGATCATCCCGATGCCGCAGCCATAACGGCGCTGGGCCTCCACGCACTCCAGCACCGCGGCCAGGAAGCAGCAGGCATCTGCTCCTACGACGGCCGCAACTTTCACTCCGAGCGCCGCATGGGCCTCGTCGGTGATAACTTCTCCAAGCCAGACGTTCTTGCCCGCCTCAAAGGCCGAATGGCCATAGGGCACGATCGATACTCCACGACGGGCGAAGCCCTCATCCGAAACGTTCAACCACTCTTCGCAGATATTGATACCGGCGGTTTTGCCGTCGCCCACAACGGCAACCTCACGAACGCTCTGACGCTACGGCGCGAGCTGATCTCCTCAGGCGCCATCTGCCAGTCGACCTCCGACACCGAAGTCATCCTTCATCTCCTCTCCCGATCGAAGAAGCGCCGCATCGTCGAACGCCTGGTCGATGCAATCCGCCAGATCGAAGGCTCATACGCTCTCGTCTGCCTGACCAACGATATGATGATCGGCGTACGCGATCCGATCGGCATCCGGCCCCTGGTCATCGGCCGCCTCGGCACATCCTACGTTCTCGCTTCCGAGACGTGCGCACTCGACATGGTCGGCGCCGAATTTTTGCGCGAGGTCGATAACGGCGAAGTCGTCGTCATCACTGACGAAGGTCTCGAGAGCCACCGGCCCTTCCCGATCCGCCCGGCGCGGCCGTGCATCTTCGAATATATCTACTTCGCGCGGCCGGATTCTATCGTCGGCGGCCAGACCGTTTATGACATCCGGAAACGGATGGGCGTCGAATTGGCCCGGGAAGCGCCGGTCGGCGCCGATGTCATCGTCCCCATTCCAGACTCAGGCGTGCCCGCCGCTATCGGCTTCAGCCAGCAGAGCGGCATTCCCTTCGAACTCGGCATCATCCGTAACCACTATGTCGGCCGCACCTTCATCGAACCGGAGCAGCGCATCCGCCAGCTCGGCGTCAAGCTGAAGCATTCGGCGAATTCCGGAGTGATCCGCAACAACCGCGTGGTCCTGATCGATGACAGCGTCGTCCGCGGCACGACATCGAAAAAGATCGTGCAGCTGATCCGCGATGCGGGCGCCGCCGAAGTCCATATGCGTATTTCCTCGCCCCCGATCACGCACCCCGATTTCTACGGCATCGACACGCCGAGCAAAAAGGATCTGCTCGCGGCCAACATGACGCTCGAGGAAATGCGGGAATACATGGGCGCCGACAGCTTGGCGTTCCTCTCGGTTGACGGCATCTACCGCGCTATCGGCCTCGATCGCCGCGACGACCGCGCACCGCAGTTCACCGACCACTGTTTCACCGGCGATTACCCGACGAACCTGACCGATTACGGCGGCGAGGCGGTGCCCCGTCAGCTTTCCCTCTTGGCCGAAGTGGGCTGA
- the rpsF gene encoding 30S ribosomal protein S6 has translation MPLYEHTFLARQDITQAQVEALMKEFQGIIEEGQGKITKQEYWGLKNLAFKIKKNRKAHYAFFNIDSPPAAVAEMERRMGINTDVMRFMTVRVEELETEPSIQMRKQDRDERGDRDRGFGGPGGGRGGPPRGDRGFGGGGREGGSTFRSRPPREGGGPPRDGDRGPRPPREGEAPRAPRRDSTPGSEG, from the coding sequence ATGCCGCTCTATGAGCATACATTCCTGGCGCGCCAGGACATTACCCAGGCCCAAGTTGAAGCCCTCATGAAGGAATTCCAGGGCATCATCGAAGAAGGCCAGGGCAAGATCACCAAGCAGGAATACTGGGGTCTGAAGAACCTCGCGTTCAAGATCAAGAAGAACCGCAAGGCGCACTACGCCTTCTTCAACATCGATTCCCCGCCTGCAGCGGTCGCTGAAATGGAGCGGCGCATGGGCATCAACACGGACGTCATGCGTTTCATGACCGTCCGCGTCGAAGAGCTCGAGACCGAGCCGAGCATCCAGATGCGCAAGCAGGATCGCGACGAGCGCGGTGATCGCGATCGTGGCTTCGGCGGCCCCGGTGGCGGCCGTGGCGGCCCGCCCCGCGGTGATCGCGGATTCGGTGGCGGCGGTCGCGAAGGCGGCTCCACATTCCGGTCGCGTCCTCCCCGTGAAGGCGGCGGCCCCCCGCGTGACGGCGACCGCGGTCCCCGTCCCCCGCGTGAAGGCGAAGCGCCCCGCGCACCCCGTCGTGATTCCACACCTGGCTCGGAGGGCTAA
- a CDS encoding replicative DNA helicase: protein MANPAFLHTEKLKQVSSADEALTFRQPPHNLEAEQALLGAILVNNEALDRVSGFLSPEHFFDPLHGRIYETLATLIHAGKTATPITVKTFFENVEPIDANMTVPQYLGRLAANATTIINAAEYGRTIYDLSTRRSLIIIGEDLVNTAYDSAVDHPPRSQIEEAESRLYSLAEQNKYGKGFESFKSALITAVEMANSAFQRAGHLSGASTGLSDLDNKLGGLQRSDLIILAGRPSMGKTALVTNIAYNVAKAYRGERQADGTMKTVDGGVVGFFSLEMSSEQLATRILAEQAEISSEKIRRGMIDENEFRKLSEVASEMSRIPLFIDQTGGITIAQLSARARKLKRQHGLDLLVVDYLQLLAGSKASSSANRVQEITEITTGLKALAKELAVPIIALSQLSRQVEQREDKRPQLSDLRESGSIEQDADVVMFVFREEYYVERTKPAEGTPEFADWMTKMSLVSGKAEVIIGKQRHGPVGTVELAFEGQYTRFGNLARDYMVPER from the coding sequence ATGGCAAATCCCGCATTCCTCCACACCGAGAAGCTGAAGCAAGTATCCTCGGCGGACGAGGCGCTGACCTTCCGTCAACCGCCTCACAATCTCGAAGCCGAACAGGCGCTTCTGGGTGCAATCCTCGTGAACAACGAGGCGCTCGACCGCGTTTCCGGCTTTCTGTCTCCCGAACATTTCTTCGATCCGCTCCACGGGCGAATCTACGAAACGCTGGCGACGCTCATTCATGCCGGCAAGACGGCGACGCCGATCACCGTCAAAACATTCTTCGAGAATGTCGAGCCGATCGACGCGAACATGACCGTGCCGCAATACCTCGGCCGTCTCGCAGCCAACGCAACGACGATCATCAACGCCGCCGAGTACGGCCGCACGATCTACGATCTCTCGACACGCCGGTCGTTGATCATCATCGGCGAAGATCTTGTCAACACAGCCTACGACAGCGCCGTCGACCACCCGCCCCGGTCACAGATCGAGGAAGCGGAAAGCCGCCTCTACTCGCTCGCCGAGCAGAACAAGTACGGCAAAGGATTCGAGTCGTTCAAGTCCGCGCTGATCACCGCCGTCGAGATGGCGAACAGTGCGTTCCAGCGTGCGGGACATCTATCGGGCGCATCGACCGGCCTCTCCGATCTCGACAACAAGCTCGGCGGATTGCAGCGGTCGGATCTCATCATCCTCGCGGGTCGTCCGTCGATGGGTAAGACCGCGCTCGTAACGAACATCGCCTACAACGTCGCCAAGGCCTATCGTGGCGAACGCCAAGCGGACGGCACGATGAAGACGGTGGACGGCGGCGTCGTCGGCTTCTTCTCGCTCGAAATGTCGTCCGAGCAGCTCGCCACGCGTATCCTTGCCGAGCAGGCGGAAATCAGCTCGGAAAAGATCCGCCGCGGCATGATCGACGAGAACGAATTCCGCAAGCTCTCCGAAGTCGCCTCCGAGATGTCGCGCATCCCGCTTTTCATCGATCAGACGGGCGGCATCACGATCGCGCAGCTTTCAGCGCGGGCGCGAAAGCTGAAGCGCCAGCACGGCCTCGATCTTCTCGTGGTCGACTACCTCCAGCTGCTTGCCGGATCGAAAGCGAGCAGCAGCGCCAACCGCGTGCAGGAAATCACCGAAATCACAACGGGTCTCAAGGCGCTCGCGAAAGAACTGGCCGTACCGATCATCGCGCTCTCGCAGCTTTCTCGTCAGGTTGAGCAACGCGAAGACAAGCGCCCACAGCTTTCCGATCTCCGTGAATCGGGCTCGATCGAGCAGGACGCCGACGTTGTGATGTTCGTGTTCCGCGAAGAATATTACGTCGAGCGCACGAAGCCTGCCGAAGGAACGCCCGAATTTGCCGATTGGATGACCAAGATGAGCCTGGTATCGGGCAAGGCCGAAGTCATTATCGGCAAGCAGCGCCACGGTCCCGTCGGAACCGTCGAACTGGCCTTCGAAGGCCAATACACGCGCTTTGGCAATTTGGCTCGGGACTATATGGTGCCCGAGCGTTAA
- a CDS encoding MBL fold metallo-hydrolase: MSYRCTILGCGSSGGVPRIGMNWGSCDPDNPKNRRLRCSALIERTGSGGRTSVLIDTSPDFREQILSTRLTALDGVLYTHDHADHTHGIDDLRMVAFAMKKRVDVYFNRETGESLKTRFKYCFETPAGSPYMPMLNGHEIDGLKPIAIAGGGGTISAQPVIQCHGSIQSLGYRVSNLAYSPDINDIPPQSIPLLEGLDVWIVDALRHTPHESHFSVKQALAWVERLKPKRTILTHMTSELDYETLVRQLPEGVEPAYDGMMISFT, from the coding sequence ATGAGTTACCGGTGCACGATATTGGGATGCGGGTCGTCGGGCGGTGTGCCGCGCATCGGAATGAACTGGGGCTCATGCGATCCCGACAATCCGAAAAACCGGCGGCTGAGATGTTCCGCGCTCATCGAGCGCACGGGGTCCGGCGGCCGAACATCTGTGCTGATCGATACGTCGCCCGATTTCCGAGAACAGATTTTGTCGACCCGGCTGACGGCCCTCGACGGCGTTTTGTACACGCACGATCATGCCGACCATACGCATGGCATCGACGACCTCCGCATGGTTGCGTTCGCGATGAAGAAGCGCGTGGACGTCTACTTCAACAGGGAAACCGGGGAGAGCCTGAAGACACGCTTCAAATACTGCTTCGAAACGCCGGCGGGCTCACCCTATATGCCCATGCTCAACGGCCATGAGATCGACGGCCTCAAGCCGATTGCAATCGCGGGGGGCGGCGGCACGATTTCGGCACAACCGGTGATCCAGTGCCACGGATCGATCCAGTCGCTCGGTTACCGCGTCTCGAACCTCGCGTATTCGCCCGACATCAACGACATTCCGCCTCAGTCGATACCGCTGCTCGAGGGGCTCGACGTTTGGATCGTCGATGCCTTGCGTCATACGCCGCATGAGAGTCACTTCAGCGTCAAGCAGGCTCTCGCGTGGGTTGAGCGCTTGAAACCGAAGCGCACGATCCTGACGCACATGACGAGCGAGCTCGACTATGAAACCCTGGTGCGGCAACTGCCCGAGGGCGTCGAGCCGGCATATGACGGCATGATGATTTCGTTCACGTGA
- a CDS encoding DUF2232 domain-containing protein encodes MQSKAFILALAAGLISAVVFASATTGAFLLRIILFLLTPLPIYLAGLGLGAAAAGIAAITATAIVLLIANPLAALVYAISTAAPAVVCTRLALLSRIEGDEREWYPIGRVVVAAAIFSAVFAMLALMLMGGDIETLTKLLRTVVENFVKTDLAQVPGAPAIGPSEIDSITRSTLSSLPWALGLLSMGTILFNLWIAGRITVASGRLQRPWPDLASFAMPASAVFVLLIAIALSFADGIAGLFAAAVAAPFTFAFALVGLAVVHSLTRGSPWRTFILTALYTGLVFLPYIGLLLAVTGLAETVFHYRTAGRPPETPST; translated from the coding sequence ATGCAGTCGAAAGCTTTCATACTCGCCCTCGCCGCCGGGTTGATCTCGGCGGTGGTCTTCGCGTCTGCGACGACCGGCGCTTTCCTGCTCCGCATCATTCTCTTTCTGCTGACGCCGCTCCCGATCTATCTGGCGGGGCTGGGCCTCGGCGCGGCTGCGGCCGGCATCGCCGCGATCACCGCGACCGCTATCGTATTGTTGATCGCCAATCCGCTCGCAGCCCTCGTCTACGCCATCAGCACGGCGGCTCCTGCAGTCGTCTGCACGCGTCTCGCACTCCTCAGCCGCATCGAGGGAGACGAACGCGAATGGTATCCGATCGGCCGCGTTGTCGTTGCCGCCGCGATTTTCTCGGCTGTCTTTGCGATGCTCGCACTGATGCTGATGGGCGGCGACATCGAAACGCTGACGAAGTTGTTGCGCACCGTCGTCGAGAATTTCGTCAAGACCGACCTCGCGCAGGTCCCGGGCGCTCCCGCGATCGGCCCGAGCGAGATCGATTCCATCACGCGCTCGACGCTGTCATCGTTGCCCTGGGCGCTGGGTCTTCTCTCCATGGGAACGATCCTGTTCAATCTGTGGATCGCCGGACGGATTACGGTCGCCTCGGGGCGCCTTCAGCGTCCATGGCCGGATCTCGCGTCATTCGCGATGCCGGCGAGTGCGGTGTTCGTACTGCTGATCGCGATCGCACTATCGTTCGCCGATGGGATCGCGGGACTGTTCGCTGCGGCGGTCGCCGCGCCTTTTACGTTCGCATTTGCTCTCGTCGGCTTGGCAGTCGTTCATTCACTGACGCGCGGCTCGCCATGGCGGACGTTCATCCTGACCGCTCTCTACACCGGCCTGGTGTTCCTCCCCTATATCGGCCTGCTCCTCGCAGTCACCGGATTGGCGGAAACCGTCTTTCACTATCGAACGGCCGGCCGGCCACCTGAAACACCATCGACCTGA
- a CDS encoding DUF930 domain-containing protein, producing MRLTRSLVLPLILVGSTQTALADASMDRVLKELEPEERAHQVCNLRGLDAVRKGSHLKGVDRVTTTLQKPAIFKNNVVIAKGGAVRAKNHWYFLDFTCAVSADQMKATSFDYKLGGEIPENKWEDFGLWK from the coding sequence ATGCGCTTAACGAGAAGTCTTGTCTTGCCGCTCATTCTGGTGGGCAGCACGCAAACGGCTTTGGCCGATGCATCGATGGATCGTGTGCTCAAAGAACTGGAACCCGAAGAACGCGCCCATCAAGTCTGCAATTTGCGTGGACTGGATGCGGTCCGCAAAGGAAGCCACCTGAAGGGCGTCGATCGCGTCACGACCACGCTCCAGAAGCCCGCAATTTTCAAAAATAACGTCGTCATCGCCAAAGGCGGCGCGGTGCGTGCGAAAAATCACTGGTACTTTTTGGATTTCACCTGCGCGGTGAGCGCCGACCAGATGAAAGCGACCTCGTTCGATTACAAACTCGGCGGCGAAATACCCGAGAACAAATGGGAAGATTTCGGCCTCTGGAAATGA
- the rpsR gene encoding 30S ribosomal protein S18, which yields MAEIASSGGGARRPFQRRRKTCPFSGAGAPKIDYKDVRTLGRYISERGKIVPSRITAVSAKKQRELARAIKRARFLGLLPYVIK from the coding sequence ATGGCTGAAATCGCCTCTTCAGGCGGCGGAGCCCGCCGTCCGTTCCAACGTCGCCGCAAGACCTGCCCGTTCTCGGGCGCCGGCGCACCGAAGATCGATTACAAGGACGTCCGTACGCTCGGCCGTTACATTTCCGAGCGCGGCAAGATCGTTCCGAGCCGCATCACGGCCGTCTCGGCGAAGAAGCAACGCGAGCTGGCACGCGCCATCAAGCGCGCACGCTTCCTCGGCCTGCTGCCTTACGTGATCAAGTAA
- a CDS encoding SDR family NAD(P)-dependent oxidoreductase, which produces MTDSPLSGRIALVTGASRGIGRAVALGLAKAGAHVIIAARSVGALESLDDEIQAIGGAATLLQLDLKKGDRVDQVGPTIFQRWQRLDILVANAGILGPLSPLGHTTDDGFVSTIDINLIANWRLIRTLDPLLKRSDAGRAIFVTSGAASGKYAYWGAYAASKAGLEALVKTWAAELVNTPVKANLINPGATRTHMRAKAFPGEDPATLTPPEALAPLFVELASPTCERNGETVNFREWREQQAAKEASLPSASDA; this is translated from the coding sequence ATGACCGACAGCCCTCTTTCGGGTCGCATAGCTCTTGTGACGGGCGCCTCGCGCGGAATTGGTCGTGCTGTCGCGCTGGGCCTCGCGAAAGCCGGCGCGCACGTCATCATCGCCGCCCGCTCCGTCGGAGCGCTCGAATCCCTCGATGATGAAATTCAAGCGATCGGCGGCGCCGCGACCCTCCTCCAGCTCGATCTGAAAAAGGGCGACCGTGTCGACCAGGTCGGCCCGACGATCTTTCAGCGCTGGCAGCGTCTCGACATCCTTGTGGCCAACGCCGGAATTCTTGGCCCCCTCTCCCCGCTTGGTCATACGACCGACGACGGCTTCGTCTCGACGATCGACATCAACCTCATTGCCAACTGGCGGCTGATACGCACGCTCGACCCGCTTCTGAAGCGCTCCGACGCCGGCAGAGCCATATTTGTGACATCGGGCGCGGCGAGCGGCAAATACGCCTACTGGGGCGCCTACGCGGCGTCCAAGGCAGGCCTCGAAGCCCTCGTCAAAACCTGGGCCGCGGAGCTTGTGAATACCCCCGTCAAGGCGAACCTCATCAACCCCGGTGCAACGCGCACGCACATGCGCGCCAAGGCGTTCCCGGGCGAAGATCCGGCAACGCTGACGCCGCCCGAAGCCCTCGCGCCCCTCTTCGTCGAACTTGCGTCGCCCACCTGCGAACGAAACGGCGAAACGGTGAATTTCCGTGAGTGGCGCGAACAGCAGGCCGCGAAGGAAGCCTCCCTCCCATCGGCGTCCGACGCCTGA